The following coding sequences lie in one Rutidosis leptorrhynchoides isolate AG116_Rl617_1_P2 chromosome 6, CSIRO_AGI_Rlap_v1, whole genome shotgun sequence genomic window:
- the LOC139855988 gene encoding probable protein phosphatase 2C 33 has translation MGSCFSDESRTPLPNSPTTGLGIKKRKNSKKRPPGLRNSSSFDHRREEQLHRITGRMFLNGSSEVASLFTQQGKKGTNQDAMIVWENFGSRTDTVFCGVFDGHGPLGHMVAKRVRDSLPLKLSAHWEVNLKGSTDVLREILNSEETLVNLPDDSRGSNFEDTFKNPEIFHTLKEAFLKAYKVMDKELSMYARVDCICSGTTAVTLIKQGPHLIIGNIGDSRAVLCTRENDNSLVPVQLTVDLKPNLPAEAERIRRCKGRVFALRDEPEVARVWLPNYDAPGLAMARAFGDFCLKDFGLISVPEVSYRHLTEKDEFVVLATDGIWDVLSNEEVIEIVASAESRSRAAQAVVESAVRTWKHKYPTSKVDDCAVVCLFLDAQTTTTCDAKLKNMEEESSSSLMYMEGGKDWSALEGVSRLNTLLTLPRFNDEDNYEPRGKRKV, from the exons ATGGGGTCCTGCTTTTCAGACGAAAGCAGGACCCCACTTCCAAATTCTCCAACAACGGGTCTCGGGATTAAAAAAAGAAAGAATTCCAAAAAAAGGCCACCGGGATTGCGAAACTCTTCTTCGTTTGATCACCGAAGGGAAGAACAACTTCATAGAATTACGGGTCGAATGTTTTTGAATGGATCGAGTGAAGTTGCGTCGCTCTTTACTCAGCAAGGCAAGAAAGGAACCAATCAAGATGCCATGATCGTGTGGGAG AATTTTGGGTCAAGAACAGACACGGTCTTCTGTGGTGTATTTGACGGTCATGGGCCGTTAGGTCATATGGTGGCTAAAAGGGTGAGGGATTCACTCCCACTGAAACTAAGTGCACACTGGGAAGTTAACCTAAAAGGTAGCACTGATGTCCTTCGTGAAATCTTGAACTCTGAAGAAACATTAGTCAATTTACCCGATGATTCACGTGGCTCAAATTTTGAAGATACCTTTAAGAACCCTGAAATCTTCCATACATTGAAGGAAGCATTTTTAAAGGCGTATAAAGTCATGGATAAGGAATTGAGTATGTATGCACGTGTTGATTGCATCTGTAGTGGGACAACTGCAGTAACGTTGATCAAGCAG GGTCCACATCTTATAATTGGAAATATCGGAGACTCGAGAGCCGTATTGTGTACAAGGGAAAATGATAATTCTCTGGTTCCTGTTCAGTTGACAGTCGATCTGAAGCCAAACCTTCCAG CTGAAGCTGAAAGGATCCGTAGATGTAAGGGACGTGTGTTTGCCTTACGTGATGAACCTGAAGTTGCTAGAGTTTGGTTGCCTAACTACGATGCACCCGGGCTAGCCATGGCTCGTGCTTTTGGGGATTTTTGTCTTAAAGATTTTGGTCTCATTTCGGTCCCTGAAGTCTCATACAGGCACCTAACTGAAAAGGACGAGTTTGTTGTCCTGGCAACTGATGGG ATATGGGACGTGCTTTCAAACGAAGAAGTGATTGAAATTGTAGCCTCTGCGGAATCACGTTCCCGTGCAGCACAAGCGGTGGTTGAGTCAGCTGTTCGTACTTGGAAACACAAATACCCAACTTCAAAAGTGGATGATTGTGCAGTTGTGTGCCTGTTTCTTGACGCGCAAACAACAACCACATGCGACGCTAAATTAAAGAACATGGAGGaagaatcatcatcatcgttaatgTATATGGAAGGAGGAAAAGACTGGTCTGCCCTTGAAGGGGTTTCACGGTTGAACACATTATTAACACTTCCTAGGTTCAACGATGAAGATAACTATGAGCCTCGTGGCAAAAGAAAGGTTTAG